One Paraglaciecola mesophila genomic region harbors:
- a CDS encoding M14 family metallocarboxypeptidase, translating to MTQNYTYHIGSPGVPWTQADKALWLHQQIIKRSYHNEVVVHIEAMQGPFNVEQYGVLEYADGPYPLYAITNKQLDNDKPTVLITGGVHGYETSGVQGALRFAMRHASEYEAEFNLIIAPCISPWGYETINRWNPMAIDPNRSFVPQSESPEAAQIMAFVSKLGLPVHAHIDLHETTDTDNSEFRPALCARDGKAQDIWQIPDGFYTVGDTQNPQDAFQRAVVSSVEKVTHIALPDEEGKLIGSPMIQHGVIHYALKDLGLCAGFTNAEYTTTTEVYPDSANATPEECILAQVAAVTGALDYLREQQ from the coding sequence ATGACTCAAAATTATACGTATCACATCGGTAGCCCCGGTGTTCCCTGGACCCAGGCTGACAAAGCGTTGTGGTTGCATCAGCAAATCATTAAGCGCAGTTACCATAACGAAGTCGTTGTTCATATTGAAGCGATGCAAGGGCCATTTAACGTTGAGCAGTATGGCGTGCTTGAATATGCAGATGGGCCTTACCCGCTTTACGCTATCACTAACAAACAGCTTGATAATGATAAGCCAACGGTTTTAATCACCGGTGGCGTGCACGGTTATGAAACCAGTGGTGTTCAGGGGGCATTGCGTTTTGCTATGCGTCACGCCAGCGAGTACGAAGCAGAATTTAATTTGATCATCGCCCCTTGCATCAGTCCTTGGGGGTACGAAACTATAAACCGTTGGAACCCGATGGCGATCGATCCTAATCGCTCTTTTGTACCGCAAAGTGAATCACCTGAAGCAGCACAAATTATGGCTTTCGTGAGTAAATTAGGTTTACCGGTGCACGCGCATATTGATTTGCACGAAACGACGGATACAGACAACAGCGAATTTCGCCCAGCCCTTTGTGCACGTGACGGTAAAGCACAAGATATTTGGCAAATTCCCGATGGCTTCTATACGGTAGGTGATACTCAAAACCCGCAAGATGCATTTCAACGTGCAGTGGTCAGCAGTGTTGAAAAAGTGACCCATATAGCTTTGCCAGACGAGGAAGGAAAGTTAATTGGTTCGCCCATGATCCAGCACGGTGTGATTCATTATGCACTGAAAGATTTAGGTTTGTGTGCCGGTTTTACTAATGCTGAATATACCACCACAACGGAAGTGTACCCTGACAGCGCAAATGCCACACCAGAGGAGTGCATTCTTGCACAAGTTGCCGCGGTAACGGGGGCGCTCGATTACCTGCGCGAGCAGCAATAA
- a CDS encoding ribbon-helix-helix domain-containing protein, which translates to MCQLFIEAESERWLSRTKSLRIEGVVTSIRLENFFWDVLAEIGFRDDMSVNQLITKLYFESQQAELDLSNFTSFLRVCCARYLSLVADGVLSRCEKTPIKKNGIDIILSQENQRTLARRRCFTREPSI; encoded by the coding sequence ATGTGTCAGTTATTCATCGAGGCAGAATCTGAACGATGGTTAAGTAGAACAAAGTCATTACGCATAGAAGGCGTAGTGACATCAATCAGATTAGAAAATTTCTTTTGGGACGTATTAGCCGAAATTGGTTTTCGTGATGATATGTCTGTCAATCAACTGATAACCAAATTGTACTTTGAGTCTCAGCAAGCAGAGTTAGATTTGAGTAATTTCACATCATTTTTACGCGTATGCTGCGCGAGATACTTATCTCTTGTCGCAGATGGTGTGTTGAGCCGCTGTGAGAAAACCCCAATAAAAAAGAACGGGATTGATATCATACTCTCTCAGGAGAATCAGCGTACGTTAGCGCGGCGTCGATGCTTTACGCGAGAACCTTCCATCTAG
- a CDS encoding HD domain-containing protein: MDLFVAKMAEFIKVEMNTDAAHDLQHVKRVVLNAKQLCDAERANEWVVMPAVWLHDCVTLPKNHPERAMSSTMAADKALAFLSEIGYPQEHFDHIHHAIVAHSYSADIAPKSLEACIVQDADRLDAIGAIGIARCLQVGTALERDLYEVTDPFALYRDIDDKHFTLDHFFQKLLRLEEMLHTDEAKREGRIRTDFMHHYLRQLGHEIGVRRS; the protein is encoded by the coding sequence ATGGATCTATTCGTGGCCAAAATGGCTGAGTTCATAAAAGTAGAAATGAATACAGATGCTGCGCACGATCTACAACATGTAAAACGTGTTGTACTTAACGCGAAGCAACTGTGTGATGCAGAACGAGCTAATGAGTGGGTCGTGATGCCAGCGGTGTGGCTGCACGATTGTGTTACTTTACCCAAAAATCATCCTGAACGGGCAATGAGTTCTACGATGGCGGCTGACAAGGCATTGGCTTTTTTGTCAGAAATTGGTTACCCACAGGAGCACTTTGACCACATTCACCATGCCATTGTCGCTCATAGTTACAGTGCTGATATCGCTCCGAAAAGTCTGGAGGCGTGTATCGTGCAGGATGCAGACAGGCTCGATGCAATTGGAGCAATTGGCATAGCACGTTGTTTACAAGTCGGCACTGCTTTAGAGCGGGATTTATATGAGGTGACTGACCCTTTTGCGCTATATCGTGATATTGATGACAAACACTTTACCCTTGACCATTTTTTTCAGAAGTTATTGAGACTTGAGGAAATGTTGCACACGGATGAAGCAAAAAGGGAAGGACGAATTCGAACGGATTTTATGCACCATTATTTAAGGCAGTTAGGCCACGAAATTGGCGTGCGCAGGTCTTAA
- a CDS encoding excalibur calcium-binding domain-containing protein, translating into MGKLIIIAAILFAAFKYMGELGARSNMTDEKAGLTLRVEQPKKLISSKKPAPMVMNFRCDGRQYCSQMTSRAEAEYFLAHCPDTRMDGDDDGIPCENDSRF; encoded by the coding sequence ATGGGGAAGTTGATCATTATTGCAGCAATACTCTTTGCTGCCTTTAAATACATGGGTGAGTTAGGCGCTCGTTCAAACATGACGGATGAAAAAGCTGGATTAACACTGCGAGTAGAACAGCCTAAGAAATTAATTTCTTCGAAAAAACCAGCGCCTATGGTGATGAACTTTCGCTGTGATGGTCGGCAATACTGTTCGCAGATGACATCTCGGGCTGAAGCTGAATATTTTCTGGCTCATTGCCCCGACACGCGAATGGACGGAGATGATGATGGTATTCCGTGTGAAAATGATAGTCGATTTTAG
- a CDS encoding substrate-binding periplasmic protein, with the protein MKYRVVLWLLTSLGATQAFSAEDRPILTACGHHDYAPWNWLQGDAIVGVCAEAAQQLFGTLGFDVDLTYVGPWKRCQQMVSSGEVDLNICSFKNPERETYSHFSNTPMASNENALFVNKSGGFQYKAPASLDGKLIGLVRGVSLGGFFDHYLLENSHVIRGENYYRLFSMLFLGRIDGVIIGRQSGQHLLSLYNLDEHIVDSPIPLVEGDLYFSISKKSPHYQTLSAIEDLLKTADYQLWLQRALKRNSQMHKTFIEEN; encoded by the coding sequence TTGAAATATCGCGTTGTACTCTGGTTACTTACAAGCTTAGGCGCCACTCAGGCGTTTAGCGCAGAAGACAGGCCGATTTTGACAGCCTGCGGACATCATGATTATGCCCCTTGGAATTGGCTCCAAGGCGACGCAATTGTAGGCGTATGCGCAGAAGCTGCCCAACAACTTTTCGGTACGTTAGGCTTTGATGTGGATTTGACGTACGTGGGCCCGTGGAAGCGTTGCCAACAGATGGTAAGTTCAGGAGAAGTTGACTTAAATATCTGTTCGTTTAAAAACCCTGAACGAGAAACTTACTCCCACTTTTCAAACACACCAATGGCAAGTAATGAAAATGCCCTTTTCGTTAACAAATCGGGTGGCTTTCAATACAAAGCGCCCGCCTCACTTGATGGCAAACTCATTGGGTTAGTTCGCGGAGTCAGCCTTGGTGGCTTTTTTGATCATTATTTGCTTGAAAATAGCCACGTGATAAGAGGCGAAAATTATTATCGCCTGTTTTCTATGCTGTTTTTAGGGCGAATTGATGGGGTGATTATTGGTCGCCAATCAGGGCAACATTTATTAAGCCTGTACAATTTGGACGAGCATATTGTTGATAGTCCTATACCGCTAGTAGAAGGGGACCTGTACTTTTCTATTTCAAAAAAATCACCGCATTATCAGACCTTAAGCGCAATTGAAGATTTGCTCAAAACAGCTGATTATCAACTTTGGCTACAGCGCGCTTTAAAGCGTAACTCGCAAATGCACAAAACGTTCATCGAAGAAAACTAA
- a CDS encoding TIM-barrel domain-containing protein, which yields MIKKQILNGRKMIKRVVGISLLLWVFSATGSEYLSHELNGQVLQINTDEGLVEITALANDSFEVFYQPSGIEQLPSFAIDGVAKKTELGISEKPASLTLSAPGIRAEIDKSPLRIRYFRGDNLLLAEQQGLFVEEDKRGFSFALQENEKLLGGGERILGMDRRGHRFPLYNKAHYGYTTESNQMYFGLPAVMSSNKYVLIFDNSARGEMDLGATNTDEMRFEAVGGRTSYIVVAGDSYPSLIEHYVTVTGKQPLPPRWALGSFASRFGYRSEQEVRDTVKLYQESGFPLDAIVLDLYWFGADIKGHMGNLSWDEKTFPTPVNMISDLRKEGVKTILITEPFVLSSSKKWQDAVSSNALVKNPEGKPYQFDFYFGNTGLIDVFDNDARDWFNQTYSALFNQGVAGWWGDLGEPEVHPSDAVHSLNGMTATGDEVHNAYGHKWAEQVFQHQQHLAPNKRPFIMMRSGFVGSQRYGMIPWTGDVSRSWDGLKPQVELSLQMGLFGLGYTHSDLGGFAGGEVFDPQMYIRWLQYGIFQPVFRPHAQDNIAPEPVFHKGKTKDILRTYVELRYAMLPYNYSLAFENSLTGMPLMRPMFFEDETDLSLIDEKDQYLWGDALLVKPITQANQKEVSVKLPKGAWFNFWSDERYEGGKTITVPTDIKLLPVFARGGAIIPMTIPVLSTDNYSTKSLDLHYYADKSAEHSTATMYNDDGKNPHSIRDGAFETLTFNAERKTDESQGDSLTLTLQRNGSYKGMPSSRMISLWVHNWPQDITKVMVGEKQLPNIADKTEFLNANQGTRWDSDNKTLEIKFSWKDTTSVTVF from the coding sequence ATGATTAAAAAACAGATTTTAAACGGACGAAAAATGATAAAACGTGTAGTCGGCATTAGTCTTTTATTATGGGTATTCAGTGCCACTGGCAGCGAATACCTGTCTCACGAATTAAATGGTCAAGTCTTGCAAATTAACACCGACGAAGGGCTCGTTGAGATTACAGCGTTAGCTAATGACTCATTTGAGGTGTTTTATCAACCAAGTGGCATTGAGCAGCTTCCCTCATTTGCCATCGACGGGGTGGCTAAAAAAACCGAGTTAGGTATTTCGGAAAAGCCAGCTTCATTAACGTTGAGCGCGCCTGGTATTCGGGCTGAAATCGATAAATCACCTTTGCGTATTCGCTATTTTCGAGGCGACAACCTGCTGTTGGCTGAGCAGCAAGGTTTGTTTGTAGAAGAAGACAAACGCGGCTTTAGTTTTGCATTACAGGAAAATGAAAAGTTATTAGGCGGTGGCGAGCGTATCCTAGGAATGGATCGCAGAGGCCACCGTTTTCCTTTGTATAACAAAGCACATTACGGCTACACCACAGAGTCAAATCAAATGTACTTTGGCCTGCCAGCGGTCATGTCGAGTAACAAATATGTTTTGATATTTGATAACTCAGCGCGAGGGGAAATGGATTTAGGGGCCACAAATACGGATGAAATGCGTTTTGAAGCCGTTGGTGGGCGCACAAGTTATATTGTTGTGGCAGGCGACTCTTACCCCAGTTTAATTGAACACTATGTCACTGTAACCGGTAAACAACCCTTACCACCGCGATGGGCGTTAGGCAGTTTTGCCTCTCGTTTTGGCTATCGTAGTGAACAAGAAGTAAGAGATACGGTGAAGCTGTATCAGGAATCAGGTTTTCCTTTAGATGCAATCGTATTGGATTTGTATTGGTTTGGGGCCGATATTAAGGGCCATATGGGGAATTTAAGCTGGGATGAAAAGACCTTTCCCACGCCAGTTAACATGATCAGTGATTTACGCAAAGAAGGGGTAAAAACCATATTGATCACAGAGCCCTTTGTATTGTCGTCATCAAAAAAATGGCAGGATGCTGTAAGCAGCAATGCATTGGTTAAAAACCCTGAGGGTAAGCCTTACCAGTTTGACTTTTATTTTGGCAATACAGGGCTTATTGATGTATTCGATAACGATGCCCGTGACTGGTTTAATCAAACCTATTCTGCCTTGTTTAATCAAGGTGTAGCGGGGTGGTGGGGCGATTTAGGTGAACCAGAAGTACACCCTAGTGATGCTGTGCATAGTTTAAACGGTATGACAGCAACAGGCGATGAAGTACATAACGCCTACGGCCATAAGTGGGCAGAACAAGTTTTTCAGCACCAGCAGCACTTAGCGCCAAATAAGCGCCCCTTTATTATGATGCGTTCTGGCTTTGTGGGCTCCCAGCGTTATGGCATGATCCCGTGGACAGGTGATGTAAGCCGTTCATGGGACGGCTTAAAACCTCAGGTGGAGCTATCGTTGCAAATGGGCTTGTTCGGCCTTGGCTATACCCATTCTGATTTAGGTGGTTTTGCGGGTGGGGAGGTGTTTGATCCGCAAATGTATATTCGCTGGCTTCAGTATGGCATCTTTCAACCTGTATTCAGGCCCCACGCCCAAGATAATATTGCCCCTGAACCCGTGTTTCACAAAGGCAAAACCAAAGATATTTTGCGTACTTATGTTGAGCTGCGTTATGCCATGTTGCCGTACAATTATTCTTTGGCCTTTGAAAATAGCCTGACTGGCATGCCGCTGATGCGCCCAATGTTTTTCGAAGACGAGACGGATCTCAGCTTAATTGACGAAAAAGACCAGTATCTGTGGGGAGATGCGTTATTAGTCAAACCGATTACCCAAGCCAATCAAAAAGAAGTTAGCGTAAAACTACCGAAAGGAGCTTGGTTTAATTTCTGGAGTGACGAGCGTTATGAAGGCGGCAAAACAATAACGGTGCCCACCGATATTAAGTTACTTCCCGTGTTTGCACGAGGGGGGGCGATTATCCCCATGACGATCCCCGTGCTTAGCACAGACAATTACTCCACTAAATCATTAGATCTTCATTACTATGCAGATAAGAGCGCTGAGCATTCAACCGCGACTATGTACAATGACGATGGTAAAAACCCGCATTCCATACGCGACGGTGCGTTTGAAACCCTAACATTTAACGCTGAACGCAAAACTGATGAAAGCCAAGGAGATTCACTGACACTGACCTTGCAAAGAAACGGAAGTTATAAGGGGATGCCCAGTAGCAGAATGATCTCACTTTGGGTGCACAACTGGCCGCAAGATATCACCAAAGTGATGGTAGGTGAAAAGCAACTGCCTAATATTGCTGATAAAACTGAGTTCTTAAATGCTAATCAGGGAACCCGATGGGACAGTGATAACAAAACCTTAGAAATTAAATTCAGTTGGAAAGATACCACGTCAGTCACGGTGTTTTAG